Proteins co-encoded in one Gouania willdenowi chromosome 1, fGouWil2.1, whole genome shotgun sequence genomic window:
- the LOC114470290 gene encoding transcription elongation factor 1 homolog, translated as MGRRKSKRKPMAKKKLTGDLDTQFTCPFCNHEKACDVKMERSRNTGIISCTVCLEEFQTPITYLSEPVDVYSDWIDACESANQ; from the exons ATGGGTCGCCGTAAGTCCAAAAGGAAGCCAATGGCAAAGAAAAAGCTGACAGGAGACCTGGACACTCAGTTCACGTGTCCTTTCTGCAACCACGAGAAGGCATGTGACGTCAAAAT GGAGAGAAGTAGGAATACTGGTATCATATCCTGCACAGTCTGCCTGGAGGAGTTTCAGACACCCATCACCT atCTATCAGAGCCTGTTGATGTCTACAGTGATTGGATAGATGCATGCGAATCAGCCAATCAGTAG
- the pld6 gene encoding mitochondrial cardiolipin hydrolase has protein sequence MWTLKMVGLGALALSLSLEVLCRLFHRLRPVKALNEVHFFPSEVACVERIFTPSSTHLCSCPLPHGVDTSFSRLLRHVLSASSSMDLCIFSFSNMDLCRAVLALHRRGVTIRVLTDKDYAAITGSQIGALRKAGICVRCSVGSGYMHHKFTVLDGRLLITGSLNWTLSAVQGNAENVVVTDQPELVQPFMKEFHRLWELNEPAGNVSTRANHR, from the exons ATGTGGACCCTGAAGATGGTGGGTTTAGGGGCGCTGGCCCTCTCACTCAGTCTGGAAGTGCTTTGTCGGCTTTTTCATCGGCTCCGTCCAGTGAAAGCTCTCAATGAGGTTCACTTCTTCCCCTCAGAAGTGGCCTGTGTGGAACGCATCTTCACTCCGTCCTCAACCCA TTTATGTTCCTGCCCATTGCCTCATGGCGTCGACACCTCTTTCTCCCGTCTGCTACGACACGTCCTTTCTGCTTCCAGCTCTAtggatttatgtattttttccttttccaacATGGACCTGTGCAGAGCTGTGCTAGCACTGCATCGCAGGGGCGTCACCATCCGAGTCCTCACTGATAAGGACTACGCTGCCATTACAGGGTCCCAGATAGGGGCCCTCCGAAAGGCCG GGATATGTGTGCGGTGCAGCGTGGGCTCAGGTTACATGCACCACAAATTCACGGTGTTGGACGGCCGTCTGCTCATCACAGGCTCCCTCAACTGGACACTGTCTGCAGTGCAGGGCAACGCGGAGAACGTGGTAGTCACAGATCAACCAGAGCTGGTGCAGCCTTTCATGAAGGAGTTCCACAGATTATGGGAGCTCAACGAGCCAGCTGGGAACGTTTccaccagagccaatcacagatga